The genomic DNA TATCGCAACCCGTTGTTGGGTTCCAAGTCATTTCAGTCCATTCTATGCTTGATTGTGCCATTTCGTTATGATTTAATTGTATAGTTTACAATGTTTCTCTTTCTGAATACATTCTCGTAATTCAGTGCTGGTGTTGTTCCAACATAATCAATTTTTTTGTCCTTCTTCAATTTTCGGATTATATCAACTGCGTGTTTAGGAATATGACCACAACTGTATGTAAAAATCAATGCAGATTTATTATCGGGGAAATTTCCTTGAATCAAATGCTTTTCAAATTCTTGCTGAAACTTCTCAATTTTCGTCATCTTCTTACCTTCAAACATATCTAACTGAATTTTTGAACTGTCTTCGTCAATATCAAAATCAGCTTCTCCGTTTACTGAATTTCTTTTCCAAGCAATGTCAAGGAATTTATCAACCGCAGCATAATTTTTCGCACCAAACACAATTCCGTAAATGTTTGCATTCTTCTTTATTGAAAACGGAAATAATTTTAGTTCTGTGCTGATTGGCAACCGTGATTTTATTTTATTCAAAACTAAACGGTGCATATTTCGATAGGCTTCTCTTTCCAATTCAGCCAAATCAATTTCCAACACTTTTTTAAATTCATCTGTGCCGCCCAATCTTTTGAAATAGGAGGACGAAACGAAATAGAGAAAATCAGTTGTTTTTAGTT from Bacteroidia bacterium includes the following:
- the tcmP gene encoding three-Cys-motif partner protein TcmP, giving the protein MSYRDLHIKPFDKGTIAKLEIFEDYAQAWIPTFVMQSNRFPEIHIFDFFSGPCYDSENVPGSPIRILQKVNEQLGNILAKKTKIILHFNEFEPTKKGQEKFELLKENCEAFIADNPKFKYFLSVNYYNENAEQLFFKLLPQIKKFPSLVYLDQNGVKFISQEYLSELEKLKTTDFLYFVSSSYFKRLGGTDEFKKVLEIDLAELEREAYRNMHRLVLNKIKSRLPISTELKLFPFSIKKNANIYGIVFGAKNYAAVDKFLDIAWKRNSVNGEADFDIDEDSSKIQLDMFEGKKMTKIEKFQQEFEKHLIQGNFPDNKSALIFTYSCGHIPKHAVDIIRKLKKDKKIDYVGTTPALNYENVFRKRNIVNYTIKS